ATTGTCTACGACAAGACTGTCAATCAATGGAATCTTCCAATCAACGCAAAAGGGAAGCAAAAAATAACTTGGCAAAGAGCGACACAAATACCACCAGCATGGCCCTGTGCGGGGATGACACGCGCACATCAAGAATAAGGTCACATTCGCCGATTCGCGAATCGTAACCAGCAGCCGCGAGATCGGGGGGAGGCGAGGATGGGGACGAGACGCAAACCGGAGCCAAATCCATCCCCCAACCACTACTGAAGCGGACGAAACGACACGATCCATGCACCTACAGCGAAAGGAGCATGAAAATGTCACTGGCAGGAGGGACGTGATCTAGTACTCCTCTCCCCCGCCGGGATCGCAGCAAGCGGGTCTTCAACCTCACGCCGACGGCCGACAGACGCCCCCGTTCCAAGTACAGGGGATTACAGAGGTTTTTAGCTGTCGAAGCTGCGTGCAGAAGGAATGGCACATTGGCATCGAAGCTGCGTGCAGAAGGAATGACACATTGGCATGGGGCAAGGACGCACAGTCATCGCCTGAGCCACGAACCCCAGGAGGCAGAAGCACAAAAACCACGCCTGCAACGGGATGCCCGTGCAGTGCCATCCTCCTCATCGCATTTCACCGACACCCATGTGGGAATGAAGCAGAGGCATTCAAAGTACACGCGTTACAACACATTAGCAGCAGTTTTCAGCAGCATTGTATACAGAAAGGATCAGAGGACATCAAGAGAGACGACAGGGCCAGATcaggccaggccaggccagACCAGACCAGCAGTTAGGAGGGGAAACAAAAGAGGGGCAGTACATCTCTTGTGCCTCTACCACTAGCCTTAAAGATTGGGAAACATCACATATGTTTCACAAAACATGGGTAGATTGATAGGTTTGAGGGTATGCATAGGCACCCATCCAAATCCAGAAGAGGAACTACTACATCAAACACAAGCAACAAAAAGGCCATCCGCCTCCTTGTCGATCCATCAGTCCAACACTGTACACAGAATGTTAGATGAATTTCCTCTGGGGGTGAGCCAGAGGGTGATTGAAGGCGAAATAATAGGCTTCTCTCCATCAACCAGGGACGCAGGCTTCGCGATCAGCAGAACGATTTCCTTCATCCGGCGAGACGACAAGGGAACAAAAGTCACCATGATTTCTTTCCAAAAGTCTTTATCAGATGTCTTGCCatggacagcagcagcagcagcagcaaatgaGCCATGCCATCGCCGGAATTCAGATGATCCCCAAGCAGCAATATAAGAGGCAGAACTATAAGTCAAGCTTACCATCTTGCTATAACAAGTGGTGGATTGTGTGTGtcgaggaggaggcgacggtggcgggTTTTATGATCAGCAGCTGTGTATGTACTAGAGGTTAGCCCTGAGGAAGTCCGAGATCTCCTCCATGACCTCGTGGTAGTGGTCTGTGTTGGGCAGCAGGTAGAAGCCCACCGTCGCCTTCTCGCGATACACGAGCTTGACATCGTGGCCGTCTTCCCGGAGGCCCTCGGCGTACGCCAGCTGCCGGTCGCAGGTGAGGTCCAGGCCCGACACGATGATGAGGCTCTTGGTGAAGGGGAGCCCGCTGAGCCGCCGCCCGTTCGGCCCGAACGGGTTGCACGCCGGGTGGTCCCGGTCGGCGTCCTCAGGCAGGTACGCCTTCCAGTACCAGTCCCTGTCCTGGAGCGTGACGAAGTACTTGCCGTCCAGCCGCCGCTCCGAGTCGGTGCGCTCGGTGCCGCCGAACATGGCGTTAAGAAGGATGTTGCCGGAAATCTTGATccccgcgtcggcggcgcggacggcgacgTGGTGCGCGATGTTGCcgccggagctgtcgccagAGAGGAACACGCGGGGCTGGGCGTCCTCGCCGCTGCGGAGGAACGGCTGCGACATGGCCCACTTGAGCGCAGCCCAGCCGTCGTCGTAGGCGCACGGGTACCGGTGCTCGGGGGCGCGCCGGTAGTTGACGGACAGCACGACGCCCTTGCTCAGCTTCACGAACCGGCGGCACAGGTTGTCGTAGATGGCCGTGCTGGACGAGGAGTGCGCGAAGCTGCCGCcgtggaagaagaggatgaccGGGAACGGGTCCGGGGACGGCGCGCCGGTGAGGAAGTCCAGGATGGGCAGCGTgaccgcggccgcgcccgcggcgtTGCTAGCGGCGGCGCGGTAGATGCGGACCTCGAGGCCGATGGACGGGTCGATGACGTGGTCGAAGGAGGAGACGCCCTCCTGGGCCCGCGCGTCGGGCGGCACCCGGCGGTCGAGGTACTCGGCGAGGTCGCGGTCGAAGGTGCCGTCCGCCCGCCGGAGCATGTTGTACGCCAGCTTGAAGTTGGAGATGAGCACCCATGTGTGGATCGGCACCGCCGTCTGCGCAGGCACACACAACAGGAAGCCAAAcatcaacagcagcaacagTAAGACGAAGAAGCATCGCAAACACCTATTCCTTTGCTGTTTGCTCGCATGGGCGAGAACGCCAATGCGGGCGGCGATCTTTCGCCGCCGCTTGCCAGAAAAGATGCAAGCTTTGGCATGATTGGCCCCTTCCCCCTTTGTTGGGTAGCCATTTCCGTAGCATCATCTCTCACCACTCCCCCCGAAACTCCAAAAACAACGGGGGCAAGGGAGAAGGGGATAAAATTGGGATTGAGCCCAAAGGGGAAAGAAAGGCAGCGATTGACCGGGAAATCACCGGCCAGGGGTGGCCCCAATCCCCCTCCACCGAATCATAAAGCGGCGGCACGAATCGGGAGCCCGCGGCCCTGGCGCGCACCCCCACACAAGAACACCCTCCCGAAACGCGCAACCGTGGCGGGAGCCGGACGCAAGGACGGCCGGGCACATCCGCACATGCCCGCACGGAGCCGGCTAGTACAGGAGAAAggcagggaggggagggaggaggtagCGGGCGCACCTTGCACTCGTTGCGGTTGACCTCGTCGCTGCCAGCCATGGCGGTCGGCGGGCGCCGCTGGGCTTCGGCTACCAGAGCGCCGGCttcaggctgctgctgctgcggccgcAAGATCTCTCCCCCGGGCGACAAAGCCAGCGCCTTCGCTCACGGCATGGGCCGCGGAGGCCGCGCCGCGCGGAAGCGATCCCGCCCAACCGAGCCCGGCGAGCGCCGCGGCACGCGCCCGCGCCCCGATCTCCTCGGCGCGAGCAaaccacccccccccccccccccaatccgaatcccccccccccccaaccctcCTCCGGGCTCGCACGGGCCAAGTGGGGGAACAAAacggcgggcgcgcgcggcggcagtACGAGGAGGAAAGCGAAACGGGGACTGTAGCGGCCCGAACAAACCAGGGGGCGCTGTGGTGTGTGAAAGGCACAGGGGGGCGCGGAGAGATGGAGGGGAACAAGAGGGGAGGgggaaaagggggggggggggggggcctgtTATATACTTTTTTacctaattattcttttttaaNNNNNNNNNNNNNNNNNNNNNNNNNNNNNNNNNNNNNNNNNNNNNNNNNNNNNNNNNNNNNNNNNNNNNNNNNNNNNNNNNNNNNNNNNNNNNNNNNNNNGTGACCCCCACTGTGGATACGCGAACGAGCGAGAAGGCGCTATGGTGTGTGAAGTCCTCTCATAAGGCGCGGAGAGAACGAAGGGAacaggagaggagggggagaggcGCGGTAATAGCGGGGGGCGGAGCCGGACGGACGGAGGAGACGACAAAATCGGGCGGCTCAAAAAGTAAAACCCGCGGGGGGATGCGGGCCCCACTTCACTACCCAAGCTGCCAATAttttttctcctcctctctctctacctcttctcctttccctctctctcctcccctggtttttgtttgtttatttcTTTTGGAGTGTTTCGCGAGAAGGTTTGGATGGACCTGCCGagtccctccctcccctcttgCTTTTCTTGCTCGCTTGCCTTTTCCTccgtcgacgtcgtcgtcgtcgtcgtcttcgtccccTCCGCGAAGATGTTTTTTCCTTGGGGCTCGACTCGGGGGTTGGACGGAGCGCGAGAACTCCTAGTAGGTGCACCGAAATGGTGTACGTGGACGTTGGGGTATCCGCTGGACGTATCCGTGCCACTGTTGCTATCGCCAAAGCGAATGGTGTGGACGAAagcctctcctcttcctcgcgCCCCCAACCAAAAACGCTCCCTCCCTCTCGCCGCCACGTTTACCTTGGAGCGCCTTTTGTTCGCTAGTGCCTCTAGCTCTACTCCTCCCTGCATCCTGTGGAGTGTGAGTGATCTGCTTCGTCGGGGAAGCTACGAAAGGCATGGCACGAGTAGCGTATTTTGGGACACGGGTTTGTGTGGATCGAAATGTGTCTAACAAGCACGCATAGTATGCCAAAAGGAATCAGTGGAGGAAATAGCCAGTGTAAGCAGGCCTAAGCTAACTTCTGCGAACCTAAGCATGCCATTAACGGCTTAACATTTAGGTTGACACTTAGCCCCAGCGTGGTGTCTAAACCAGCTCAATATGGTGGCATCTTATCTCAAGTACCGCTAGTAGCGTTTGGGCTTGTTTGGATCCAAATGTTAATAGGTGAAATTACTAAAGTTCAGCACTTTATGCATTAGTATatccaaacaggagggctaatGGGGAGGGCTAAATCTTAGCCCACCTCCAAAAAGATGCAAAAGCATTAGCTGGTGGGGAGGTGCTAATGGGCACCTGGAACTCGCGAAAAGATCGAAATACCCCTGCCAACCTTATCCTATCCtcgcgcgtcgccgtcgccgcgtgcTCCTCCCCACCGCTAGCCGCACCACGGaaccctccctccttccctcgcCACACGCCACAGTGGATTCCCCCCTCGCCGCCATGGATTCATCCCCCGCTGCCACCGTAtgctccaccccgccgccgccattgtcgCTAGCTCCTCCCCACCTCTACTCGCGCCGCGgcaccctccctcctcccctcacCCAGCTCAGTTCTCCATCGCCGGAGATGGAACCACATGGGCTGCAGGACGACGAGGGCTTCGTGGACTTCTTCTCCCAGGGGGATTCCACGGCACCGTCCTCCAATCTTGGCGGCTTCTTCTCCAAGGGACTGTAATTTATGTTGAAGGTTGGCATTCTGAAATTGCGTAGTAGCTTAGCAAGCAGAGCAGCGTAGCAGCTTGGCAAGCAGAGAGCACGCGGGTGGCTAGGGAGGGGACCAGGACGCACGGGAGGGGACAGGGAGGCAAAAGCAGAGTAGAGAGGACTTTCCTCTATGTGCTACCTTTCCATTAGCACTGGATCCAAAcgggagctaaattttagcacctctaCCCattagctagctaaagtttagcaccatgctaaactttagtaatAGCACATCCGGAACTTagaccaacaaaaaaaaaggaaaaggaaagaaaaaaccTAGCATCAGACCGCGCTGCTTGGATCTTGCCAACTGTCCTTGATGTAACAAGGCTTCAAATAGATCAGCTCCGGGGTTATCCACGCCGTTTGAAATTTGAGTTGCTTGCCGTATAAATGTACTGTAATAATTGCGTGCAAATATAATACTTCCTCCCTTCGCTTTTGAtaaatctgaaaaattctctTTTGATGGTCCAACTATCCATCCATCCACTTAATGGTTATCTCAGGTCTGATGGGAGACTCTTTCAACCAAGATTGGCAACATAGGTATCGAAAAGTCTAGACTTTAATGAATCGCTTGTGTTAATATCATGATTAAATGGATGATAAGTAGGATGATAGGTAGGAATATTTTCCTTAATCATTGTGCCATAAGGAAATAATACTATCAAAAGGAGTAATACCTGCCGTATTGTAATTATATAATGTGTCTGATTATTTTTTGTACCGTTATTGGTCGCCCACACAAATAGAGTAAACAATGtgcattctttcttttttttcttgctccTAAGTTAGCTTCTCTGTTCATTTTCTCTTGTTGTTCTTGAAACGGTTGATTATACTTATAGAACAAAAATTTATGTAATGCCaagcacaaaaagaaaaaacttgcaGAGCAAATGCGCATCAGACggctattttaattttttttcctcaaaaggATCGGATATAATTTCAGTAAATTCTTACATGCATGGATATACAATCCTTTGATCTTTCAGGTTATCTAAATTACACTGTAGATACTCAAAAACAGCATTTGCTCAAATACGGAAAAGCACGCACTTGACATTTTCCTAAAGTACAAAAGGACTGATCACTATCATTTGTGCCTAAAAGAGCCTCGTATGATAATATATTCAGATAACAACTAAAATGATTGGGAGATGGGACCCGACGCCCTAGGCGATTTTTCATCTGAAAGCATCTATCTCAGCCCATCATGCTGGTATATTTCAATTCTTTATTTTCCACGTCGCACTAGCTGTAGCACGGACCGCAGAATTTCCGCTCAAACCAAAGCCGCCGTGTACTCATTGCACGTGGCCGCGCGGCCCGCCACATCCCCGTATTCTTCCTGGCTGCCGCCGgccgtccggccggccggctagcTTAGACAGCGTCCCCTAATGTGAATTCAGGCTCGATTAAACACAGCATGATGCTGAACTCTTTACCTAatgaaaatgtttttttttttgctccaaTCAAGGATCAGTACTAGCTGGTGCTAATCTAAGTCCCAACAGTTCCAACCAATGCCGTTCtcttttaattaaaaaaagtgTCCCACGCCAGTGCATTTGTTGGAGGGACAAAAGTATACTGTCTACTTGTCCTGGATAGAACTCCTGGAAGGCGTAAGAACGTCTACGTgcatatatataattatatactCCTATATAGTATATATGTTTCCTTATTGAAATCACTATGCCTTGACCAGTACTCAAGGCCACAAAACAATGGCAATTATTGCGGTACATGCACATGCCTGGGTGACACTCACCTGTCACCTGTATACAATTCACCTTCAAATGAAAGAAGACTATGGCCCTTGCATGCATCTGGcctattcttttttcttttcttttcttttcttttcggcGACAATTATAGTTGGACTGGAAAAAAGCTTTGGACCAGAAACAGTTGATCGTTTTAAAGATCGAGTGGTTGCCAATGTGATTGCTTATCATTTGGATTGATAACATTTGTGTGGCTCCTTGATTGGTTCATGAATGGTTTCTTTTTAAGCTAGAAAACAAACAAGgccaggccgggccgggccgggccgggccaaTCAGACCTACCAGGTCCTATATAACCCACCCAGGTAAGGTCAGGTCAGGCTAGTTGTGTGCTGCCGCAGGCACATGATGAAAGCTGTTTGACACGGATGGGTCCTATTGGGAGGGAGAAAAACCTGTCTATATATGAGAAGCTATCGTATTCCGAACCATAAATTGACGTAACCTATAAACGGACTTGAAAGGGTGTGTGATCGAGTACAATCATTTCTGAATTGTAATGTGGCAGCAACATCAACAACCGCCATCTCTTTTTGCAGCGAAAAGAAGCATCATGCGTGACTGCTAGTTCTTTTTCCAAGGAATACAATGATGTATTTGGACAGGGAAATCTGCAGTGTGATATGCACATCATACAATGGTCCTAACCTCACCGTGACATTGTGTGCACATCGCTTGGACGCTATTTTACTTTCTTTGTCGTCCGGGCATAAGCAGGTCTGCGTTGGACTAACCCGTTGTGAGAACTGAGAGTCTGAGACGCTTGCTTGAACCGGAAACATCTTTTAACTAAGAATCTAACGATGCGATCTTCATGTAGCAAATCTATGTAGTGGTTTCAAATGTATATAAGTGGCTGTGATCAAGACTGCTCTGTTTTTTCATTTTCAAGTCAGAAGGAACCATGGCCTATGTCGCAGTCAGTTAACCTAAATGGCTAAGGCCCCGTTCGGTTAGCACGTTCAGCACGTTCCAGGCCGTTCCACGTCAGGAATGGTTCCATCCTTATATAAATTAGTGAAGGAATCCTCCGGTTGGGATTGATTCCTAACGGCAAAATAGGTAATTTGGTAGCTGAACTTTGCACTAAGAGTCAAGTTCGTCTCTCAACTTTCAGATTAGTCAATTTAGAccctcaacttttatttttgttaaACTTGTCCTTGTGTTGATTAGTGCTCTATGTTTGCATAAGATTAAAGCAAAAGGTCCCTTTTACCCTTGGCTCATGTAGATCAAACATATATGTGCTCATACTCCCCTCATACATGCACAcaacaatatattttttaaactaACACAAAATATGATTTGTAAAAAGTGTATCTACTCGTACTCTTTAAAGTCCTTCATGTGATCATACAAATTTGATAGGCAAAATATATataccaaataaatatttaCTCATATCTGTTTCATATTAGTTTCATGAAAGTATGGAGTCACGTATCAGCATAAGGATGAGTTTGATTAAAAACGAAAGTTAAGAGACTAAGTTGGTCAATTTTAAAGTTGAGAGACGAAATTGACCTTCGATGCAAAATTCATGATCAAATTGCCTATTTTGCCATTTCTAACCAACCGAACGTGGCCTAAACGTGACCTCGTGGACGGTATTTGCGTCCATGCCATTTTCTCCTCACCTCAAGAGACAAAGGCCCCTATAGTGATCTCTGATGCAAACGCCGCGCCACGTCAAATCAATCCCAATCCCCATTCCCTTCCCTCTCTAGCTCGCGGTGGGGCACGCACCGGCGGCAGCATAGCACACGGTAATCCGCGAATCAGCGGAGGGGTTAGTGCCGCGGGCTCGGAAAAGGACGTGGACGCCAGTTCCGGGACCACGCCAGTTCCGGGGCTGCGAAAGCAGGGGTAAATTGCCAGCTTTGGGTAAATTGGTCGGGAGGCGAGAGACGTAAATGGAAATCGCAGCGGGTGGCGGAAATGgaaatttcttttttatttgtatatacCCCCACTTGGCTCTCGTAATCCACGTAAATAGGTTTAAGAAAAAGGGACGTCCGTGATCCACGAGCATCTGGCGAGTCTAGTCTGGACATAAAGGGCCATGCGTAATTCTAGGTTAGTGGCTATCCCCTGAGATTTGGTCGCCGCTCGTTGCGGTAACGTGCTGAGCAACCGATGTTGGGCTGTAAGAATATTGCATCGTGCCAATCGTGTAGCTCAGCCTCAGGTGTCCACCCTCTCTGGTTAGAACAGATGAAAGCTACTATAGTTGGACTGAAAAAAAGCTTTGGACCAGAAAAGGTTCTAAACATAACCCTATctcctttctttctcctttctttcaaaaaaaatcaaaaaatcAAAAAGAGAAGGATCCAGTTGGTGGCCCTGTTGTGTGGTGGCtcgtgtcgatgtcccaatccgatCGGACAGAGATTGTGGAGGCTCTTGTAGATGACCCAATCCGACCGAGTGGAGTTTAGTTGAGACTCGTGTCGATGACCAAATCCGACCGGGTGGAGCGCTGGAGGCCGCACGGCAGCAGGAGTTGAGCTCGGcatgtgttgatgtcccaatccaactgtTCGATGTGttgttgagttgagttgagtgcAATGGTGTGGTGCGGCACGTGTTGATGACTCAATCCAACCTGCCggtgtttgttttgttttttttccatttgttGTTTCGCAAGTCTagacttcatcttctttttaatataattggcagctctcctgcctggttcgtttaaaaaaaacataaccTATAACCTATAGTTAGATGCGTTGCAAATctatttatttagaaaaaacaaaacgacctacattttggaactgAGGCAGTATAAAAAACTTTTAGTAAAAAACTTTTAGTATGAAAGCCAGTGCTAGTAGCAAAGTTAGCCAGACGATGGTGGTGATTGGCGGTAAATCGATAATGTCAGCTATGGGGCCGCGACAGTGTTGAGGATCGCAGGGTGTCACAACGACCATCGAGCTCGGCGTTTTAGTGTGATCATAGAAGGAACAAGATTCGGTGGCATGAAGCGGTAAAAATCATGGAAAGAGGATATGGTGAGGTAAGGGCGTGTTCAAGAAGCTCAGttgattaaaaaagaaaagatgcgaGAATAACATTCTATTGCTTAGGAAGTTTATCAGAAAAATAGTCATTTTAATCCCTCAAATTTGTCTCGAGACCAAAGTCTGTCCCTCAAATTTTATTATTGGCCAATTTAGTCTCTCAACTATTGGTTTTGGATCAAACTTGTCCTTATGTTGATGTGGTGCTCTTTGTTGGTATGAGACTAATGCGGAAAATCTTTTTTACATTTGGATCCTGTAGCTCAAATATGTATGTGCTCATATTTCTTTGATATATACacgcaaaaatattttttttaactaacaCAAAAAATGGTTTCTAAAAAATGTACGTCCATGATACTAAACGTTAAACGGTCGGTCACCTACCGTTTAGCTCTTTATTCGAACTAAACGGCTAAACAAATGATTAAATAGACACAGTTGGGCACTATGTAGCATTTACACGGCGTGTGAACATGCTAAACAGCCATGTAGAAGAATAATGCGTACTCGCATGTGCTCATTGATATGCAAAATGTATGTACTCAAACAAGTATTAACTCATACTATTTGGTAT
This sequence is a window from Setaria italica strain Yugu1 chromosome III, Setaria_italica_v2.0, whole genome shotgun sequence. Protein-coding genes within it:
- the LOC101755384 gene encoding gibberellin receptor GID1, with the translated sequence MAGSDEVNRNECKTAVPIHTWVLISNFKLAYNMLRRADGTFDRDLAEYLDRRVPPDARAQEGVSSFDHVIDPSIGLEVRIYRAAASNAAGAAAVTLPILDFLTGAPSPDPFPVILFFHGGSFAHSSSSTAIYDNLCRRFVKLSKGVVLSVNYRRAPEHRYPCAYDDGWAALKWAMSQPFLRSGEDAQPRVFLSGDSSGGNIAHHVAVRAADAGIKISGNILLNAMFGGTERTDSERRLDGKYFVTLQDRDWYWKAYLPEDADRDHPACNPFGPNGRRLSGLPFTKSLIIVSGLDLTCDRQLAYAEGLREDGHDVKLVYREKATVGFYLLPNTDHYHEVMEEISDFLRANL